The window CGGCACGATGGGCTGGGGACCCACCGTGATGGACATGACCATGAAGGGCGAGGCGCTCCAGGCCGCTCCGGACGCACCGGAGCAGGTCCGCATGATCATGGCGGACAACGTCATGTTCATGGACATGGGTGCCTCGGCCGCCGCCGAGATGGACGGCAAGCGCTGGATGAAGATGGACCTGGGCGCCATCGCGAAGGCATCCGGGAACGCCGCCGCGCAGAAGCAGATGACCCGCGGCCTGGAGGGGATGAACCAGGACCCGGCGCAGCAGCTGGCGCTGCTCCTGGAGTCCCCGAATCTCAAGCGCGTCGGCGCCGAGAAGATCGGCGGGGTCGCGACGCAGCACTACAAGGGCTCGCTCTCGGTCGCCGAGATGCTGTCCGCCAACAAGTCGCTCGACGTCCTGTCGGCCGAGGAGCGCAAGTCGCTGCTCGCCAACGTGAAGAAGAGCGGGATCACGGGCTACGACACCGAGGTCTGGGTCGACGAGGACGGTTACCCGAGGCGTATGAACGTCGGGGTGGACAACCCGCAGGGCGAAATCACCGTGGTCGCCGACTACTCCGACTACGGCGCCGGTGTGACCGTCGAGGCGCCGCCCGCGGGCGAGACCTTCGACCTGATGGAGATGCTCAAGGGGATCGGGCAGGCCGCGGACCCCGCGACCACCTGATCCTTCGACGGTGACGACGGGCCCCGCAGCCTCTCCGGAGGGTGCGGGGCTCCTCCTCGCAGGCGGCGTGGTGCCTGCCCTCCGTGTGCCGCCCGACAGGCCCCTAAACCTCTCGCGCGGGGCGAACCAGGACGGATTTGCTCCGGATGGCCCCGGTCGCGTAGCCTCTACAAGAAGCCAAAGACCGCTGGTCGTCGCCGCGCTCTCGCAAGAGGCACGGTGACCGAAGGTTCCGCTAGATCGGACGACCTGCGCAGGTGACTGTGGAACGCTCCCGGATTCGTCCGGTCGAGCCGCGCCCTGGCACTTGTGCTGGGGCGTTTCGTCTTTCCCGGCCCCTTCTGAGCGGTCCTCATCACCCGGAAGGAGGCCGACGCTCATGGCAAGGCCCGACAAGGCTGCCGCGGTAGCCGAGCTGACGGACCAGTTCCGCAGCTCGAACGCCGCCGTGCTGACCGAGTACCGGGGTCTCACCGTGGCGCAGCTCAAGACGCTGCGTCGTTCGCTCGGTGAGAACGCCCAGTACGCCGTGGTGAAGAACACGCTGACCAAGATTGCGGCCAACGAGGCCGGGATCGACACGCTGGACGACCTGTTCGCAGGTCCGACGGCGGTTGCCTTCATCACCGGTGACCCGGTGGAGTCGGCGAAGGGTCTTCGTGACTTCGCCAAGGACAACCCCAACCTCATCATCAAGGGCGGTGTCCTTGACGGTAAGGCGCTGTCCGCCGATGAGATCAAGAAGCTCGCGGACCTCGAGTCCCGCGAGGTGCTGCTCGCCAAGCTGGCCGGCGCCATGAAGGGCAAGCAGACTCAGGCTGCGCAGCTCTTCCAGGCTCTGCCGTCGAAGTTCGTCCGCACCGCGGAAGCGCTTCGCGCCAAGAAGGCCGAGCAGGGCGGTGCCGGTACGCCGGCTCCCGCCGAGGCCGCCGAGTAATTTCGCTCAGCGGTCCAGCGGGCTCCATGTACGCCCGCCGACATATACATCCGGCACCTGCCGAATAGTGGAAGGACGCCATCATGGCGAAGCTCAGCCAGGAAGACCTGCTCGCCCAGTTCGAGGAGCTCACCCTCATCGAGCTCTCCGAGTTCGTTAAGGCGTTCGAGGAGAAGTTCGACGTCACCGCCGCCGCGGCCGTCGCCGTTGCCGGCCCCGCGGGCGCCGGCCCGGCCGCCGAGGCCGCTGAGGAGCAGGACGAGTTCGACGTCATCCTCACGGGTGCCGGCGAGAAGAAGATCCAGGTCATCAAGGTCGTGCGTGAGCTGACCTCGCTGGGTCTCAAGGAGGCCAAGGACCTCGTGGACGGCGCCCCGAAGCCCGTCCTCGAGAAGGTCGCCAAGGAGGCCGCCGAGAAGGCTGCCGAGTCCCTCAAGGGCGCCGGCGCTTCCGTCGAGGTCAAGTGACTTCGAGAGTCCTCTGACTCTCCCGAGGCCGCTCGCTCCGTAAGGCGCTGAGTGTCCTCACCGAAGGGCGATCACCCATCCGGGTGGTCGCCCTTCGGCATGCCCCCGGGGGCTGCCTTGATCTTCCGTCCGCGGCGAGTAGGGTGATCTTCGCCGTGCGTTTCTCCGGGGCGCGCCACCGGGCGTCAACAGGCGTCCTCCGGGCGCAGGTGAAGATCGGCGGACGTCCGCCGGGGCCCCGGGGCCTTGACGAACCGCACGCGGCGCGCAATTCTCAGGACGCGTCGTCATCTCGATCCGCATCCGAGGCATGGATCGAGAGCGAAGAGGGCAGTAAAGAAGAGCGCACACCGCGCGAGGGCTATTCATGGGTGTTGAGAACAGCTGTTGAGAGCAACGTGGGTCTCTGAGAACCCCGACTGGACATCAGTGTGCCGCTTGGCTACACTGACCCTTTGCGCTGCCTGTTAGCTGCCTCCTGCCCGTCACCAGGGGCATGCCCACGCTCAGCACCGATGACCGGACATTCCCTGACCTTGGGATTCCTGTCTCTGTGTGCGGCTTGGGGGCCGGTACGCGCGTAGTGAGTCCGAGCCCTCGGAAGGACCCCCTCTTGGCCGCCTCGCGCAACGCCTCGACCTCGAATACGAACAACGGTGCCAGCACCGCCCCGCTGCGCATCTCTTTTGCAAAGATCAAGGAGCCCCTCGAGGTTCCGAACCTCCTCGCGCTGCAGACCGAGAGCTTTGACTGGCTCCTCGGCAACGCCGCCTGGAAGGCTCGCGTCGAGGCAGCTCTGGACAGTGGACAGGACGTCCCCACCAAGTCCGGCCTGGAGGAGATCTTCGAGGAGATCTCACCGATCGAGGACTTCTCCGGGTCGATGTCGCTGACGTTCCGCGACCACCGCTTCGAGCCCCCGAAGAACTCGATCGACGAGTGCAAGGAGCGCGACTTCACGTTCGCCGCCCCGCTCTTCGTCACGGCCGAGTTCACCAACAACGAGACCGGCGAGATCAAGTCCCAGACGGTCTTCATGGGCGACTTCCCGCTCATGACCAACAAGGGCACCTTCGTCATCAACGGCACCGAGCGTGTCGTCGTGTCGCAGCTCGTCCGCTCGCCGGGTGTCTACTTCGACTCCTCCATCGACAAGACGTCCGACAAGGACATCTTCTCCGCCAAGATCATCCCGTCCCGGGGTGCCTGGCTGGAGATGGAGATCGACAAGCGCGACATGGTCGGTGTCCGCATCGACCGCAAGCGCAAGCAGTCCGTCACCGTCCTCCTGAAGGCTCTCGGCTGGACCACCGAGCAGATCCTCGAGGAGTTCGGCGAGTACGAGTCGATGCGCGCCACCCTGGAGAAGGACCACACCCAGGGCCAGGACGACGCGCTGCTCGACATCTACCGCAAGCTGCGTCCGGGCGAGCCGCCCACCCGCGAGGCTGCTCAGACGCTGCTCGAGAACCTCTACTTCAACCCGAAGCGCTACGACCTCGCGAAGGTCGGCCGCTACAAGGTGAACAAGAAGCTCGGCGCCGACGAGCCGCTCGACGCCGGTGTGCTCACCAGCGACGACATCATCGCCACCATCAAGTACCTGGTGAAGCTCCACGCCGGTGAGCTCGAGACCGTCGGTGAGTCCGGCCGGACGATCGTCGTCGAGACCGACGACATCGACCACTTCGGCAACCGTCGTCTGCGCAACGTCGGCGAGCTGATCCAGAACCAGGTCCGCACGGGTCTCGCCCGTATGGAGCGCGTCGTGCGTGAGCGCATGACGACCCAGGACGTCGAGGCGATCACGCCGCAGACCCTGATCAACATCCGGCCGGTCGTCGCCTCCATCAAGGAGTTCTTCGGCACCAGCCAGCTGTCGCAGTTCATGGACCAGAACAACCCGCTGTCGGGTCTCACCCACAAGCGCCGTCTGTCGGCGCTCGGCCCGGGTGGTCTGTCCCGTGAGCGGGCCGGCTTCGAGGTCCGAGACGTGCACCCGTCCCACTACGGACGCATGTGCCCGATCGAGACCCCTGAAGGCCCGAACATCGGTCTGATCGGTTCGCTCGCCTCGTACGGCCGCGTCAACGCGTTCGGCTTCATCGAGACGCCGTACCGCAAGGTCGTCGACGGCCAGGTCACCGACGAGGTCGACTACATCACCGCCGACGAGGAAGACCGCTTCGTGATCGCCCAGGCGAACGCGACGCTCTCCGAGGACATGCGGTTCACCGAGCCGCGCGTCCTGGTCCGCCGTCGTGGCGGAGAGGTCGACTACATCCCCGGTGACGACGTCGACTACATGGACGTCTCGCCGCGCCAGATGGTGTCCGTCGCCACCGCGATGATCCCGTTCCTGGAGCACGACGACGCCAACCGTGCCCTCATGGGCGCGAACATGATGCGTCAGGCGGTGCCGCTCATCAAGTCCGAGGCGCCGCTCGTCGGCACGGGCATGGAGTACCGCTGCGCCACCGACGCCGGTGACGTGCTCAAGGCCGAGAAGGACGGTGTGGTCCAGGAGGTCTCCGCGGACTACATCACCGTCACCAACGACGACGGCACGTACACCACGTACCGCATCGCCAAGTTCTCGCGCTCCAACCAGGGCACCTCGGTCAACCAGAAGGTCGTCGTCTCCGAGGGCGACCGCGTCATCGAGGGCCAGGTCCTCGCCGACGGGCCGGCCACCGAGAACGGTGAGATGGCGCTGGGCAAGAACCTGCTCGTGGCGTTCATGCCGTGGGAGGGTCACAACTACGAGGACGCGATCATCCTGTCGCAGCGCCTCGTGCAGGACGACGTCCTCTCCTCGATCCACATCGAGGAGCACGAGGTCGACGCCCGTGACACCAAGCTCGGCCCGGAGGAGATCACCCGGGACATCCCGAACGTCTCCGAGGAGGTCCTCGCCGACCTCGACGAGCGCGGCATCATCCGTATCGGTGCCGAGGTCGTCGCCGGCGACATCCTCGTCGGCAAGGTCACGCCCAAGGGTGAGACCGAGCTGACCCCGGAGGAGCGTCTGCTCCGCGCGATCTTCGGTGAGAAGGCGCGCGAGGTCCGTGACACCTCGCTCAAGGTCCCGCACGGCGAGATCGGCAAGGTCATCGGCGTCCGCGTCTTCGACCGCGAAGAGGGCGACGAGCTGCCGCCGGGCGTGAACCAGCTGGTCCGCGTCTACGTCGCGCAGAAGCGCAAGATCACCGATGGTGACAAGCTCGCCGGCCGTCACGGCAACAAGGGCGTCATCTCGAAGATCCTCCCGATCGAGGACATGCCGTTCCTTGAGGACGGCACCCCGGTCGACATCATCCTCAACCCGCTGGGTGTCCCGTCCCGAATGAACCCGGGACAGGTCCTGGAGATCCACCTCGGCTGGCTCGCCAGCCGCGGATGGGACGTCTCCGGCCTCGGTGACGAGTGGGCCCAGCGCCTGCAGGCCATCGGTGCCGACCAGGTCGCCCCCGGCACCAACGTCGCGACCCCGGTCTTCGACGGTGCCCGTGAGGACGAGATCACCGGCCTCTTCAAGGCCACGATCCCGAACCGCGACGGCGACCGGCTGGTCCAGCCCTCGGGCAAGGCCCAGCTGTTCGACGGCCGCTCCGGCGAGCCGTTCCCGGACCCGGTCTCGGTCGGGTACATGTACATCCTCAAGCTGCACCACCTGGTCGACGACAAGCTCCACGCGCGTTCGACCGGCCCGTACTCCATGATCACGCAGCAGCCGCTGGGTGGTAAGGCGCAGTTCGGTGGGCAGCGATTCGGTGAGATGGAGGTGTGGGCTCTTGAGGCTTACGGCGCCGCATACGCCCTCCAGGAACTGCTGACGATCAAGTCCGACGACGTCACCGGCCGCGTGAAGGTCTACGAGGCGATCGTCAAGGGCGAGAACATCCCCGAGCCGGGCATTCCCGAGTCCTTCAAGGTGCTCATCAAGGAAATGCAGTCGCTCTGCCTCAACGTGGAGGTGCTGTCCTCGGACGGCATGTCCATCGAGATGCGCGACACGGACGAGGACGTCTTCCGCGCGGCGGAGGAGCTCGGTATCGACCTGTCCCGGCGAGAGCCGAGCAGCGTCGAAGAGGTCTGACGGGTTGGCCGGCCGGATCCCAGTGATCCGGCCGGCTCTCCCCGGACCCGTTCAGACCATTGCTGAAGTGCCCCGTTTTCTCGCATGACGCGAGGGGGCTCGAACCCCCGAAAGAGGGATTGACGACAAGTGCTCGACGTCAACTTCTTCGACGAGCTGCGGATCGGCCTTGCCACCGCGGACGACATCCGGACCTGGTCCCACGGCGAAGTGAAGAAGCCGGAGACCATCAACTACCGCACGCTCAAGCCCGAAAAGGACGGACTCTTCTGCGAGAAGATCTTCGGTCCGACCCGGGACTGGGAGTGCTACTGCGGCAAGTACAAGCGTGTCCGCTTCAAGGGCATCATCTGTGAGCGCTGTGGCGTCGAGGTCACGCGCGCCAAGGTGCGCCGTGAGCGCATGGGTCACATCGAGCTTGCCGCTCCCGTCACCCACATCTGGTACTTCAAGGGTGTCCCGTCGCGTCTGGGCTACCTGCTGGACCTCGCGCCGAAGGACCTCGAGAAGGTCATCTACTTCGCCGCGTACATGATCACGTTCGTCGACGAGGAGCGCCGCACGCGCGACCTCCCGTCGCTGGAGGCCCACGTCTCCGTCGAGCGTCAGCAGGTCGAGAACCGTCGCGACTCGGACCTCGAGAACCGTGCCAAGAAGCTCGAGACCGACCTGGCCGAGCTCGAGGCCGAGGGTGCCAAGGCCGACGTGCGCCGCAAGGTGCGCGAAGGCGCCGAGCGTGAGATGAAGCAGCTGCGCGACCGTGCGCAGCGCGAGATCGACCGTCTCGACGAGGTGTGGAGCCGCTTCAAGAACCTCAAGGTCCAGGACCTCGAGGGCGACGAGCTGCTCTACCGCGAGCTGCGCGACCGCTTCGGCACGTACTTCGACGGCTGCATGGGCGCCGCGGCGCTGCAGAAGCGCCTGGAGTCCTTCGACCTCGACGAGGAGGCCGAGCGCCTCCGCGAGATCATCCGCACCGGCAAGGGCCAGAAGAAGACCCGTGCGCTCAAGCGCCTCAAGGTCGTCTCCGCGTTCCTGCAGACCAGCAACAAGCCCAAGGGCATGGTGCTCGACTGCGTGCCGGTCATCCCGCCGGACCTGCGTCCGATGGTGCAGCTGGACGGTGGCCGCTTCGCGACCTCCGACCTGAACGACCTGTACCGCCGCGTGATCAACCGCAACAACCGCCTGAAGCGGCTTCTCGACCTCGGCGCGCCCGAGATCATCGTGAACAACGAGAAGCGCATGCTCCAGGAGGCCGTGGACGCCCTCTTCGACAACGGTCGTCGTGGTCGCCCGGTCACCGGTCCCGGCAACCGTCCCCTGAAGTCCCTCAGCGACATGCTGAAGGGCAAGCAGGGCCGTTTCCGTCAGAACCTCCTCGGCAAGCGCGTGGACTACTCCGCGCGTTCCGTGATCGTCGTCGGTCCGCAGCTCAAGCTGCACCAGTGCGGTCTGCCGAAGGCGATGGCGCTGGAGCTCTTCAAGCCGTTCGTGATGAAGCGCCTGGTGGACCTGAACCACGCGCAGAACATCAAGTCGGCGAAGCGCATGGTCGAGCGTGGCCGCACCGTGGTGTACGACGTCCTCGAAGAGGTCATCGCCGAGCACCCGGTGCTGCTGAACCGTGCGCCCACCCTGCACCGCCTCGGCATCCAGGCCTTCGAGCCGCAGCTGGTCGAGGGCAAGGCCATCCAGATCCACCCGCTCGTCTGCACCGCGTTCAACGCGGACTTCGACGGTGACCAGATGGCCGTGCACCTGCCGCTCTCCGCGGAGGCGCAGGCCGAGGCCCGCATCCTGATGCTGTCCTCGAACAACATCCTGAAGCCGGCCGACGGTCGTCCCGTCACCATGCCGACCCAGGACATGGTGCTGGGTCTCTTCTTCCTCACCACGGACGAAGAGGGCCGCAACGTCAAGGGCACGGACCGTGCGTTCGGCTCCACGGCCGAGGCCACCATGGCCTTCGACGCCCGCGAGCTGTCGCTGCAGGCGAAGGTCGACATCCGCTTCCCGGTGGGCACCATCCCGCCGCGTGGCTGGGTGCCGCCGGTCGCCGAGGAGGGCGAGCCCGAGTACCAGCCGGGCGACACCTTCCGGCTGCGTACGAGCCTGGGCCGCGCGCTCTTCAACGAGCTGCTGCCCGAGGACTACCCGTTCGTCGACTACTCGGTGGGCAAGAAGCAGCTCTCCGAGATCGTCAACGACCTGGCCGAGCGCTACCCCAAGGTCATCGTGGCGGCGACGCTCGACAACCTGAAGGCCGCGGGCTTCCACTGGGCGACCCGTTCCGGGGTCACCGTCTCCGTTGCGGACATCGTCGTGCCCGAGGCCAAGAAGGCCATCGTCAAGGGCTACGAGGAGCAGGACGAGAAGGTCCAGAAGCAGTACGAGCGCGGTCTGATCACCAAGGACGAGCGCACGCAGGAGCTCATCGCGATCTGGACCAAGGCGACCAACGAGGTCGCCGAGGCGATGAACGCGAACTTCCCGAAGACGAACCCCATCTTCATGATGGTCGACTCGGGTGCCCGAGGAAACATGATGCAGATGCGTCAGATCGCGGGTATGCGTGGTCTGGTGTCGAACGCCAAGAACGAGACGATTCCCCGTCCCATCAAGGCGTCCTTCCGTGAGGGCCTCACCGTCCTGGAGTACTTCATCTCCACGCACGGTGCCCGTAAGGGTCTGGCGGACACCGCCCTGCGTACCGCCGACTCGGGTTACCTGACCCGTCGTCTGGTGGACGTCTCGCAGGACGTCATCATCCGCGAGGAGGACTGCGGCACCGACCGCGGCCTCAAGCTGAAGATCGCCGTCAAGGGCGCCGACGGTGTCCTGCGCAAGACGGACGACGTCGAGACCTCGGTCTACGCCCGCATGCTCGCCGAGGACGTCGTCATCGACGGCAAGGTCATCGCGCCTGCCAACGTCGACCTGGGTGACGTCCTGATCGACGCCCTCGTGGGCGCCGGCGTCGAGGAGGTCAAGACCCGCTCGGTCCTGACCTGTGAGTCCGCGGTCGGCACCTGTGCCTTCTGCTACGGACGCTCGCTCGCCACCGGCAAGCTGGTCGACATCGGTGAGGCGGTCGGCATCATCGCCGCCCAGTCCATCGGTGAGCCCGGTACCCAGCTGACGATGCGTACCTTCCACACCGGTGGTGTGGCGGGTGACGACATCACGCAGGGTCTGCCCCGTGTCGTCGAGCTCTTCGAGGCGCGTACCCCCAAGGGTGTCGCCCCGATCTCGGAGGCCAAGGGCCGGGTCCGCATCGAGGAGACCGAGAAGACCAAGAAGATCGTCGTCACGCCGGACGACGGCAGCGAGGAGACGCCGTTCCCGATCTCCAAGCGTGCCCGTCTGCTGGTCGGCGAGGGCGACGCGGTCGAGGTGGGCCAGAAGCTCACCGTCGGTGCCACCAACCCGCACGACGTGCTGCGGATCCTCGGTCAGCGCGCGGTCCAGGTCCACCTGGTCGGCGAAGTCCAGAAGGTCTACAACTCGCAGGGCGTGTCGATCCACGACAAGCACATCGAGATCATCATCCGGCAGATGCTGCGCCGTGTGACGATCATCGAGTCCGGCGACGCGGAGCTGCTGCCGGGCGAGCTGGTCGAGCGGTCGAAGTTCGAGGTCGAGAACCGTCGTGTGGTCACCGAGGGCGGTCACCCCGCCTCCGGCCGCCCGCAGCTGATGGGTATCACCAAGGCCTCGCTCGCCACCGAGTCGTGGCTGTCGGCGGCGTCCTTCCAGGAGACGACCAGGGTCCTGACCGACGCGGCGATCAACGCCAAGTCGGACTCCCTGATCGGTCTCAAGGAGAACGTCATCATCGGTAAGCTCATCCCGGCCGGTACGGGTCTCTCCCGCTACCGCAACATCCGGGTCGAGCCGACCGAGGAGGCCAAGGCCGCGATGTACTCGGCCGTCGGCTACGACGACATCGACTACTCGCCGTTCGGCACGGGCTCCGGCCAGGCCGTTCCGCTGGAGGACTACGACTACGGTCCGTACAACCAGTAAGCGAGTCGCTTGATACGACCGAAGGGCGGTCACCCCGTTGCGTACGGGGTGACCGCCCTTCGGCGTGCCGGCGCGTCCGTCGCGGTGAGGTCGGTCACCCGGGGTCACGGGGATCCCCGGTCCGCCGTCGGCCCGATGCTGCGGTCCGGAGCATCCCAGATGTCGTTTATGCTGGTCAGAGAGGCTGTGCCGGCAGTGGTGCCGACGCCGTGGACGTCCTGGTGGCCGGGTGGGTCCGCACCTCGGGCTCCGGGGCCCGGGGGTGGGCAGCATTTGTTTTGACCCAGCTCCGTGAGGTAGGTACGCTCAAGCCTTGTGCCTGGGGTGTGCCTGGGCTCGGGTGCGTGTCCTCAACCGCACGGCGAGTCCGTAAGTGGCCACCGCAATCTGTGTCTCCTCTGCGTCACCGCAGGGGCGTGCAGTATTCGACACACCCGACCGCGTGGGTCGGAGAGTGTTCCAGGTTAGTTTCACGAACGGCACACAGAAACCGGAGAAGTAGTGCCTACGATCCAGCAGCTGGTCCGGAAGGGCCGGCAGGACAAGGTCGAGAAGAACAAGACGCCCGCGCTCGAGGGTTCGCCCCAGCGTCGTGGCGTCTGCACGCGTGTCTTCACGACCACCCCGAAGAAGCCGAACTCGGCGCTCCGCAAGGTCGCACGTGTGCGTCTGACCTCTGGTATCGAGGTCACGGCCTACATCCCGGGTGAGGGGCACAACCTGCAGGAGCACTCCATCGTGCTCGTGCGTGGTGGCCGTGTGAAGGACCTGCCGGGTGTTCGTTACAAGATCATCCGCGGTTCGCTCGACACCCAGGGTGTCAAGAACCGCAAGCAGGCCCGCAGCCGCTACGGCGCCAAGAAGGAGAAGTAAGAATGCCTCGTAAGGGCCCCGCCCCGAAGCGCCCGGTCATCATCGACCCGGTCTACAGCTCTCCTCTTGTCACGTCGCTGATCAACAAGATCCTGCTCGACGGCAAGCGTTCCACCGCCGAGCGGATCGTCTACGGCGCCATGGAAGGCCTCCGCGAGAAGACCGGCGCTGACCCGGTCATCACGCTGAAGCGCGCGCTCGAGAACGTCAAGCCGTCGCTCGAGGTCAAGTCCCGCCGTGTCGGTGGCGCCACCTACCAGGTGCCGATCGAGGTCAAGCCCGGTCGTGCCGCCACCCTCTCGCTGCGCTGGATCGTGGGTTACTCCCGCGCCCGCCGTGAGAAGACCATGACCGAGCGCCTCATGAACGAGCTGCTCGACGCCTCCAACGGTCTTGGCGCTGCCGTCAAGAAGCGCGAGGACACCCACAAGATGGCCGAGTCCAACAAGGCCTTCGCGCACTACCGCTGGTAGTCGCTCACCCCATCGAGACCGAGAGAAGATTGAGCCTTATGGCCACCACTTCGCTTGACCTGGCCAAGGTCCGCAACATCGGGATCATGGCCCACATCGACGCGGGCAAGACGACCACCACTGAGCGGATCCTCTTCTACACCGGCGTCTCGTACAAGATCGGTGAAGTCCACGACGGCGCAGCCACGATGGACTGGATGGAGCAGGAGCAGGAGCGCGGCATCACCATCACGTCCGCCGCGACGACCTGTCACTGGCCGCTCAACGATGTTGACCACACCATCAACATCATCGACACCCCGGGTCACGTCGACTTCACCGTCGAGGTGGAGCGTTCGCTCCGCGTCCTCGACGGCGCCGTCACCGTGTTCGACGGTGTGGCCGGCGTCGAGCCGCAGTCCGAGACCGTCTGGCGTCAGGCGGACCGCTACGGCGTGCCGCGTATCTGCTTCGTCAACAAGCTCGACCGCACCGGCGCCGAGTTCCACCGTTGTGTCGACATGATCGTCGACCGCCTCGGTGCGGTTCCGCTCGTCATGCAGCTCCCCATCGGCGCCGAAGCCGACTTCAAGGGCGTCGTCGACCTCGTGTCGATGAAGGCCTTCGTGTGGCCCGAAGAGGCCGCCAAGGGCGAGATGTACAACACGGTCGAGATCCCCGACACGCACAAGGAGGCCGCCGAGGAATGGCGCGGCAAGCTCCTTGAGGCCGTCGCGGAGAACGACGACCAGATGATGGAGCTGTACCTCGAGGGCAACGAGCCCACCGAGGAGCAGCTGCACGAGGCGATCCGTCGGATCACCCTCGCGTCGAAGGGCTCGGCCGACTCCGTCACCGTGACCCCCGTCTTCTGTGGCACCGCGTTCAAGAACAAGGGCGTCCAGCCCCTGCTCGACGCGGTCGTCCGCTACCTGCCTTCCCCCCTGGACGTCGAGGCCATCGAAGGCCACGACGTCAAGGACCCGGAGCTGGTCATCAAGCGCAAGCCTTCGGACGACGAGCCGTTCTCCGGCCTGGCGTTCAAGATCGCGAGTGACCCGCACCTGGGCAAGCTCACCTTCGTCCGGATCTACTCCGGTCGCCTCGAGGCCGGCACCGCGGTGCTGAACTCGGTCAAGGGCAAGAAGGAGCGCATCGGCAAGATCTACCGCATGCACGCGAACAAGCGTGAGGAGATCGCGTCGGTGGGCGCCGGTGACATCGTCGCCGTCATGGGTCTCAAGCAGACCACCACGGGTGAGACGCTGTCCGACGACAAGAACCCGGTGATCCTGGA is drawn from Streptomyces sp. NBC_00178 and contains these coding sequences:
- the rpoB gene encoding DNA-directed RNA polymerase subunit beta: MAASRNASTSNTNNGASTAPLRISFAKIKEPLEVPNLLALQTESFDWLLGNAAWKARVEAALDSGQDVPTKSGLEEIFEEISPIEDFSGSMSLTFRDHRFEPPKNSIDECKERDFTFAAPLFVTAEFTNNETGEIKSQTVFMGDFPLMTNKGTFVINGTERVVVSQLVRSPGVYFDSSIDKTSDKDIFSAKIIPSRGAWLEMEIDKRDMVGVRIDRKRKQSVTVLLKALGWTTEQILEEFGEYESMRATLEKDHTQGQDDALLDIYRKLRPGEPPTREAAQTLLENLYFNPKRYDLAKVGRYKVNKKLGADEPLDAGVLTSDDIIATIKYLVKLHAGELETVGESGRTIVVETDDIDHFGNRRLRNVGELIQNQVRTGLARMERVVRERMTTQDVEAITPQTLINIRPVVASIKEFFGTSQLSQFMDQNNPLSGLTHKRRLSALGPGGLSRERAGFEVRDVHPSHYGRMCPIETPEGPNIGLIGSLASYGRVNAFGFIETPYRKVVDGQVTDEVDYITADEEDRFVIAQANATLSEDMRFTEPRVLVRRRGGEVDYIPGDDVDYMDVSPRQMVSVATAMIPFLEHDDANRALMGANMMRQAVPLIKSEAPLVGTGMEYRCATDAGDVLKAEKDGVVQEVSADYITVTNDDGTYTTYRIAKFSRSNQGTSVNQKVVVSEGDRVIEGQVLADGPATENGEMALGKNLLVAFMPWEGHNYEDAIILSQRLVQDDVLSSIHIEEHEVDARDTKLGPEEITRDIPNVSEEVLADLDERGIIRIGAEVVAGDILVGKVTPKGETELTPEERLLRAIFGEKAREVRDTSLKVPHGEIGKVIGVRVFDREEGDELPPGVNQLVRVYVAQKRKITDGDKLAGRHGNKGVISKILPIEDMPFLEDGTPVDIILNPLGVPSRMNPGQVLEIHLGWLASRGWDVSGLGDEWAQRLQAIGADQVAPGTNVATPVFDGAREDEITGLFKATIPNRDGDRLVQPSGKAQLFDGRSGEPFPDPVSVGYMYILKLHHLVDDKLHARSTGPYSMITQQPLGGKAQFGGQRFGEMEVWALEAYGAAYALQELLTIKSDDVTGRVKVYEAIVKGENIPEPGIPESFKVLIKEMQSLCLNVEVLSSDGMSIEMRDTDEDVFRAAEELGIDLSRREPSSVEEV
- a CDS encoding DNA-directed RNA polymerase subunit beta', producing the protein MLDVNFFDELRIGLATADDIRTWSHGEVKKPETINYRTLKPEKDGLFCEKIFGPTRDWECYCGKYKRVRFKGIICERCGVEVTRAKVRRERMGHIELAAPVTHIWYFKGVPSRLGYLLDLAPKDLEKVIYFAAYMITFVDEERRTRDLPSLEAHVSVERQQVENRRDSDLENRAKKLETDLAELEAEGAKADVRRKVREGAEREMKQLRDRAQREIDRLDEVWSRFKNLKVQDLEGDELLYRELRDRFGTYFDGCMGAAALQKRLESFDLDEEAERLREIIRTGKGQKKTRALKRLKVVSAFLQTSNKPKGMVLDCVPVIPPDLRPMVQLDGGRFATSDLNDLYRRVINRNNRLKRLLDLGAPEIIVNNEKRMLQEAVDALFDNGRRGRPVTGPGNRPLKSLSDMLKGKQGRFRQNLLGKRVDYSARSVIVVGPQLKLHQCGLPKAMALELFKPFVMKRLVDLNHAQNIKSAKRMVERGRTVVYDVLEEVIAEHPVLLNRAPTLHRLGIQAFEPQLVEGKAIQIHPLVCTAFNADFDGDQMAVHLPLSAEAQAEARILMLSSNNILKPADGRPVTMPTQDMVLGLFFLTTDEEGRNVKGTDRAFGSTAEATMAFDARELSLQAKVDIRFPVGTIPPRGWVPPVAEEGEPEYQPGDTFRLRTSLGRALFNELLPEDYPFVDYSVGKKQLSEIVNDLAERYPKVIVAATLDNLKAAGFHWATRSGVTVSVADIVVPEAKKAIVKGYEEQDEKVQKQYERGLITKDERTQELIAIWTKATNEVAEAMNANFPKTNPIFMMVDSGARGNMMQMRQIAGMRGLVSNAKNETIPRPIKASFREGLTVLEYFISTHGARKGLADTALRTADSGYLTRRLVDVSQDVIIREEDCGTDRGLKLKIAVKGADGVLRKTDDVETSVYARMLAEDVVIDGKVIAPANVDLGDVLIDALVGAGVEEVKTRSVLTCESAVGTCAFCYGRSLATGKLVDIGEAVGIIAAQSIGEPGTQLTMRTFHTGGVAGDDITQGLPRVVELFEARTPKGVAPISEAKGRVRIEETEKTKKIVVTPDDGSEETPFPISKRARLLVGEGDAVEVGQKLTVGATNPHDVLRILGQRAVQVHLVGEVQKVYNSQGVSIHDKHIEIIIRQMLRRVTIIESGDAELLPGELVERSKFEVENRRVVTEGGHPASGRPQLMGITKASLATESWLSAASFQETTRVLTDAAINAKSDSLIGLKENVIIGKLIPAGTGLSRYRNIRVEPTEEAKAAMYSAVGYDDIDYSPFGTGSGQAVPLEDYDYGPYNQ
- the rpsL gene encoding 30S ribosomal protein S12; translation: MPTIQQLVRKGRQDKVEKNKTPALEGSPQRRGVCTRVFTTTPKKPNSALRKVARVRLTSGIEVTAYIPGEGHNLQEHSIVLVRGGRVKDLPGVRYKIIRGSLDTQGVKNRKQARSRYGAKKEK
- the rplJ gene encoding 50S ribosomal protein L10 translates to MARPDKAAAVAELTDQFRSSNAAVLTEYRGLTVAQLKTLRRSLGENAQYAVVKNTLTKIAANEAGIDTLDDLFAGPTAVAFITGDPVESAKGLRDFAKDNPNLIIKGGVLDGKALSADEIKKLADLESREVLLAKLAGAMKGKQTQAAQLFQALPSKFVRTAEALRAKKAEQGGAGTPAPAEAAE
- the rplL gene encoding 50S ribosomal protein L7/L12: MAKLSQEDLLAQFEELTLIELSEFVKAFEEKFDVTAAAAVAVAGPAGAGPAAEAAEEQDEFDVILTGAGEKKIQVIKVVRELTSLGLKEAKDLVDGAPKPVLEKVAKEAAEKAAESLKGAGASVEVK